A single region of the Pseudoalteromonas rubra genome encodes:
- a CDS encoding non-ribosomal peptide synthetase, translating into KAVHLGAQSHQDVPFEQLVEQLNVPRSSAYTPLFQVMLTTRTDYAVTEQVSNQGWSLGEAQLSPLAEDAVIAKFDLDIDLTLSDAGVEMCWTYDKALFSEARIETLSRHLSTLLTTLAQQAPATLLAHAPDTLAMLSAAEQHTLLLTLNDNALSYDTTQSIHGLFEQQVQRTPQATALIFNGQHISYEVLNQRANQLAHYLLSEHQVTPETPLGVCSSRSVEMVVSILAILKVGGAYVPLDPSYPASRLGYIAKDAGLTHILAYDAGLPVAQALMAEQGGSAVDIATLTLSAYAQHNPALTALGGDKLAYAIYTSGSTGQPKGVAISHRNVNALLSWADTEYSREDYARMLCSTSINFDLSAFELFLPLTRGGSCVLVDSALSLLTTPVEVTLINTVPSAIKALLEQGGIPGGVRVVNLAGEPLGRDVVNQLLAGEHCERVYNLYGPSEDTTYSTCARFTQPLDEAPSIGRVINNSQAFILNDKLALLPYGTTGELYLGGDGLARGYLNQPQLSAERFIDNPFYDAKVAGSSKRLYRTGDLVRYQADGNLAFVGRADDQVKIRGFRVELGEISEQLSRQAAIDSAVVLAKSGANGLYLVAYIHPTQTLGEADHTDFITAALTSLAESLPEYMVPRLGQVVPEWPLTASGKINKKALPEVDATALQGRYVAPQTDTEQAVCEIWAQLLNVEAGQISTQTDFFELGGHSLLVVKLAAALRAELAVELPVKTLFNVTTLAEQAKAVEAHQGQAIRAEITAQPRVMQADPQLGQHSLQPLSFAQQRLWFIDQLNQGSAQYNMPAAFHVQGELNLTVVEAVLQTIVDRHEVLRTVYRDDAQVIRQQASFELSYEDVRMLSETAQQQAIAGAMTQQLSQPFDLQAAIDSAVVLAKSGANGLYLVAYIHPTQTLDEAEHTDFITAALTSLAESLPEYMVPRLGKVVPEWPLTASGKINKKALPEVDATALQGRYVAPQTDTEQAVCEIWAQLLSVEAGQISTQTDFFELGGHSLLVVKLAAALRAELAVELPVKTLFNVTTLAEQAKAVEAHQGQAIRAEITAQPRVMQADPQLGQHSLQPLSFAQQRLWFIDQLNQGSAQYNMPAAFHVQGELNLTVVEAVLQTIVDRHEVLRTVYRDDAQVIRQQASFELSYEDVRMLSETAQQQAIAGAMTQQLSQPFDLSSEVMMRAGYIQTSQSSGVLLFNMHHIASDGWSMQVLIKEFVALYLAYSQGQENPLAPLTIQYADYAQWQRTYLEDGVLDEQLGYWQQQLAQLPAVHSLPLDHPRPDVKQHQGGQVKSTLSTEVAQGLAALAKAQGLTPFMLLHGALSLLLSRHSNAQDIVIGTPVANRMQAELAPLIGFFVNTLVLNVNTAQATLADYLAHVKAVHLDAQSNQDVPFEQLVEQLNVPRSSAYTPLFQVMLTTTTDYGVTDQSIDNNWSLGDAQLSPLADDAVIAKFDLDIDMALSDTGVDICWTYDKALFSQERIETLSRHLCTLLTTFAQQTTEALLAQAPGALTILSESEQHELLVTFNQQVESFDATQCIHTLFEQQALATPDATALVFEEQHISYGALNQRANQLAHYLLNECQLTPETLVGVCSSRSVEMVVSILAILKAGGAYVPLDPSYPNCRLSHMASDAKLQHILGYDTGLSVADGLMTELGGKAIDIASLDLSGYPQDNPAQVEVCGNNLAYVIYTSGSTGKPKGVAVEHSSLVNYQCHCRTQYELTAEDVMLQFSTMSFDIFVEELFGALCQGASLVLRNEECLGSAAAFNAFCSAHQVTVMSLPTAFWKQMTDMEGAFAIATLRAVIIGGEAMGQTHMERFFSAAPTVTLFNSYGPTEATITATTSRLHAASSTELVTIGKANVNNTLLVLNEDGGLVPKGCEGELYIGGPGVARGYLNQPQLSAERFISNPYADQCLAIEAPRLYRTGDLVRYTDQGELIFIGRNDDQVKLRGFRVELGELSGILAQQPQVQDAAVTVFKVDTEQHLAAYLKLHASDSEADPQDTLQAIRNQLAEQLPQYMQPGSLNIVDELPLTVNGKLDVAALPEPKLNMQQSEYCAPTTELEHQLVAIWAQLLSRETQDIGVTTSFFNLGGHSLLILKAVSQIQTQFDVSLTVQTIFENDTVATLAAQIERQRNQQALKQQINDASADQIERVEF; encoded by the coding sequence AAAAGCCGTCCATTTAGGTGCTCAGTCACATCAGGATGTGCCGTTCGAGCAGCTGGTTGAGCAGCTGAATGTGCCCCGCAGCAGTGCCTATACGCCGCTGTTCCAGGTGATGCTGACAACCCGCACCGATTATGCAGTGACGGAGCAGGTCAGTAATCAGGGCTGGTCTTTAGGGGAGGCGCAGCTGAGCCCGCTGGCAGAGGATGCGGTGATTGCCAAGTTTGACCTGGACATCGACCTGACACTGAGCGATGCCGGGGTAGAGATGTGCTGGACCTACGACAAGGCTTTGTTCAGCGAAGCCCGGATTGAGACGCTGAGCCGTCATCTGAGTACCTTACTGACAACCCTGGCACAGCAGGCTCCGGCCACCTTGCTGGCGCACGCTCCGGATACCCTTGCGATGTTGTCGGCAGCCGAGCAACACACGCTGCTGTTAACACTGAACGACAACGCACTCAGTTATGACACCACGCAGAGCATTCATGGTTTATTTGAACAACAGGTGCAGCGTACACCGCAGGCAACGGCACTGATTTTTAACGGACAGCACATCAGCTATGAGGTGCTGAACCAGCGTGCCAATCAGCTGGCGCATTATCTGCTGAGCGAACATCAGGTGACCCCGGAAACGCCGCTGGGCGTGTGCAGCAGCCGCTCGGTTGAAATGGTGGTGAGCATCCTGGCGATATTAAAAGTCGGAGGGGCGTATGTGCCGCTGGACCCGAGCTATCCGGCCAGCCGGTTAGGCTATATCGCCAAAGATGCGGGACTGACACACATTCTGGCGTATGACGCAGGTCTGCCGGTTGCACAGGCGCTGATGGCAGAGCAGGGCGGCAGTGCCGTGGATATTGCGACGCTGACACTGAGCGCTTATGCGCAGCACAACCCGGCGCTGACGGCCCTTGGCGGGGATAAGCTGGCCTATGCCATCTACACCTCAGGGTCGACTGGTCAGCCTAAGGGCGTGGCCATCAGTCACCGCAATGTCAACGCACTGCTGAGCTGGGCGGATACCGAATACAGCCGTGAAGATTATGCGCGGATGTTATGCAGCACCTCAATCAACTTTGACCTGTCGGCCTTTGAACTGTTTTTACCTCTGACCCGTGGTGGCAGCTGTGTGCTGGTCGACAGTGCCCTGAGTCTGCTGACGACGCCGGTGGAGGTCACATTAATTAATACGGTGCCTTCGGCGATTAAAGCGTTGCTGGAGCAGGGAGGCATTCCGGGCGGTGTACGGGTGGTGAACCTGGCAGGCGAGCCGCTGGGTCGCGATGTGGTGAATCAGTTACTCGCCGGTGAGCACTGTGAGCGGGTGTATAACCTCTACGGTCCATCAGAAGACACCACTTATTCAACCTGTGCGCGCTTTACTCAGCCTCTGGACGAAGCGCCGAGTATCGGGCGGGTGATTAACAACAGTCAGGCGTTCATCCTTAATGACAAGCTGGCGCTGCTGCCCTATGGCACCACCGGGGAGCTATACCTGGGTGGTGACGGGCTGGCGCGGGGTTATCTGAATCAGCCTCAGCTAAGTGCCGAGCGTTTCATCGATAATCCATTTTATGATGCCAAGGTGGCAGGCAGCTCAAAGCGCCTGTACCGCACCGGCGACTTAGTGCGCTATCAGGCGGACGGCAACTTAGCCTTCGTGGGACGCGCAGACGATCAGGTGAAGATCCGGGGCTTCCGGGTGGAGCTGGGCGAGATAAGCGAACAGCTGAGTCGCCAGGCGGCCATCGACAGCGCAGTGGTGCTGGCGAAAAGCGGGGCCAACGGCCTGTATCTGGTGGCCTATATTCATCCGACTCAGACACTGGGCGAGGCTGATCACACCGACTTCATCACAGCGGCACTGACGAGCCTGGCAGAGAGTTTACCGGAATACATGGTGCCGAGGCTGGGTCAGGTGGTCCCTGAGTGGCCGCTGACAGCCAGTGGCAAGATCAACAAAAAGGCGCTGCCGGAGGTGGATGCCACCGCACTGCAGGGTCGTTACGTAGCACCGCAAACAGACACAGAGCAGGCGGTATGTGAGATTTGGGCGCAGCTACTCAATGTAGAAGCTGGCCAGATAAGCACACAGACAGACTTTTTCGAGCTGGGCGGACATTCATTGCTGGTCGTCAAGCTGGCCGCTGCACTGCGCGCTGAGCTGGCGGTTGAGCTGCCAGTGAAAACGCTGTTTAACGTTACCACCTTAGCTGAGCAGGCCAAAGCCGTTGAAGCCCACCAGGGACAGGCGATACGTGCAGAGATCACTGCCCAGCCCAGAGTTATGCAGGCAGATCCGCAACTGGGTCAGCACAGTCTGCAGCCACTGTCTTTTGCTCAGCAGCGCTTATGGTTTATCGATCAGCTCAACCAGGGCTCGGCGCAATACAATATGCCGGCGGCCTTTCATGTTCAGGGCGAACTGAACCTGACTGTAGTTGAGGCCGTGCTGCAGACCATCGTTGACCGTCATGAAGTACTCAGAACCGTGTATCGCGATGATGCTCAGGTGATCCGCCAGCAGGCATCTTTTGAGCTCAGTTATGAGGATGTCCGCATGCTGAGTGAGACGGCGCAGCAACAGGCGATTGCCGGGGCGATGACGCAACAGCTGAGTCAGCCGTTTGACCTCCAGGCGGCCATCGACAGCGCAGTGGTGCTGGCGAAAAGCGGGGCCAACGGCCTGTATCTGGTGGCCTATATTCATCCGACTCAGACACTGGATGAGGCTGAGCACACCGACTTCATCACAGCGGCACTGACGAGCCTGGCAGAGAGTTTACCGGAATACATGGTGCCGAGGCTGGGCAAGGTGGTCCCTGAGTGGCCGCTGACAGCCAGTGGCAAGATCAACAAAAAGGCGCTGCCGGAGGTGGATGCCACCGCACTGCAGGGTCGTTACGTAGCACCGCAAACAGACACAGAGCAGGCGGTATGTGAGATTTGGGCACAGCTACTCAGTGTAGAAGCTGGCCAGATAAGTACACAGACAGACTTTTTCGAGCTGGGCGGACATTCATTGCTGGTCGTCAAGCTGGCCGCTGCACTGCGCGCTGAGCTGGCGGTTGAGCTGCCAGTGAAAACGCTGTTTAACGTTACCACCTTAGCTGAGCAGGCCAAAGCCGTTGAAGCCCACCAGGGACAGGCGATACGTGCAGAGATCACTGCCCAGCCCAGAGTTATGCAGGCAGATCCGCAACTGGGTCAGCACAGTCTGCAGCCACTGTCTTTTGCTCAGCAGCGCTTATGGTTTATCGATCAGCTCAACCAGGGCTCGGCGCAATACAATATGCCGGCGGCCTTTCATGTTCAGGGCGAACTGAACCTGACTGTAGTTGAGGCCGTGCTGCAGACCATCGTTGACCGTCATGAAGTACTCAGAACCGTGTATCGCGATGATGCTCAGGTGATCCGCCAGCAGGCATCTTTTGAGCTCAGTTATGAGGATGTCCGCATGCTGAGTGAGACGGCGCAGCAACAGGCGATTGCCGGGGCGATGACGCAACAGCTGAGTCAGCCGTTTGACCTCAGCAGTGAGGTGATGATGCGTGCAGGCTATATTCAGACCTCACAAAGCAGCGGAGTGCTGTTGTTCAACATGCATCATATTGCCTCCGATGGCTGGTCAATGCAGGTACTGATCAAAGAATTTGTTGCACTCTACCTTGCCTACAGTCAGGGACAGGAGAATCCGCTGGCACCTCTGACTATTCAGTACGCAGATTACGCGCAGTGGCAACGAACCTATTTAGAAGATGGCGTGCTAGACGAACAGTTGGGTTACTGGCAACAGCAACTGGCACAGTTGCCGGCAGTACACAGCCTGCCTCTGGACCATCCTCGTCCGGACGTCAAGCAGCATCAGGGTGGCCAGGTTAAAAGTACACTCAGTACTGAGGTTGCTCAGGGGCTGGCGGCGCTGGCTAAAGCGCAGGGGCTGACACCATTTATGTTACTCCATGGTGCGCTGTCATTGCTGTTATCCAGACACAGTAATGCCCAGGATATTGTGATTGGCACGCCGGTAGCCAACCGTATGCAAGCAGAGCTTGCCCCTCTAATTGGCTTTTTTGTCAACACGCTGGTGCTGAATGTAAACACCGCGCAGGCCACTTTGGCAGATTATCTGGCGCACGTTAAAGCAGTCCATCTGGATGCCCAGTCAAACCAGGATGTGCCATTTGAGCAGCTGGTAGAGCAGCTCAATGTGCCACGCAGCAGTGCTTACACCCCGCTGTTTCAGGTGATGCTGACAACCACCACGGATTATGGGGTCACCGATCAGTCGATAGATAACAACTGGTCGCTAGGCGACGCGCAGTTGAGTCCCCTGGCTGATGACGCCGTGATTGCCAAGTTTGATCTCGATATAGATATGGCGCTGAGCGATACCGGAGTGGATATCTGCTGGACCTATGACAAGGCGCTGTTCAGCCAAGAGCGGATTGAGACCCTGAGTCGCCATCTTTGCACATTGTTGACAACGTTTGCGCAACAGACGACTGAGGCATTACTCGCACAGGCACCTGGCGCACTCACCATACTGTCAGAGTCAGAACAACACGAGTTGCTGGTGACCTTTAATCAGCAAGTAGAAAGTTTTGATGCGACACAGTGCATCCACACGTTATTTGAACAGCAAGCCCTGGCCACGCCGGACGCCACTGCACTGGTCTTTGAAGAGCAACATATTAGCTATGGTGCGCTGAACCAGCGCGCAAATCAACTGGCGCACTATCTGCTGAACGAGTGTCAGCTGACGCCTGAAACTTTAGTGGGTGTGTGCAGTAGCCGCTCGGTAGAGATGGTGGTGAGCATTCTGGCGATACTGAAAGCCGGGGGGGCCTACGTACCGCTCGACCCAAGCTATCCGAACTGTCGTCTGAGTCATATGGCATCAGATGCGAAGTTGCAACACATTCTTGGCTACGACACTGGCCTGAGCGTGGCTGATGGACTGATGACTGAGCTTGGCGGCAAAGCCATAGATATTGCGTCGCTTGACCTCAGTGGGTATCCGCAGGACAACCCTGCTCAGGTAGAAGTGTGCGGTAACAACCTGGCCTATGTCATATATACCTCAGGCTCTACCGGAAAACCTAAAGGGGTTGCAGTAGAGCATAGCTCGCTGGTCAATTATCAATGTCACTGTCGCACGCAATATGAGCTGACCGCTGAAGATGTGATGTTGCAGTTCTCAACCATGAGCTTCGATATTTTTGTTGAAGAGTTGTTTGGGGCCTTGTGCCAGGGGGCCTCTCTGGTACTACGCAATGAGGAGTGCCTTGGCAGCGCTGCGGCGTTCAACGCATTTTGTAGTGCGCATCAAGTCACGGTAATGAGCCTGCCAACCGCGTTCTGGAAGCAAATGACCGATATGGAGGGGGCATTTGCCATTGCAACACTGCGTGCGGTGATCATCGGTGGTGAAGCCATGGGGCAAACGCATATGGAACGCTTCTTTAGCGCAGCACCTACAGTGACTTTGTTCAACAGTTACGGACCGACAGAAGCAACGATAACGGCGACCACATCGCGTTTGCATGCAGCGTCGAGCACTGAGCTTGTCACCATAGGCAAGGCGAACGTCAATAACACCTTACTGGTACTCAATGAAGACGGTGGATTGGTTCCTAAGGGCTGTGAAGGCGAGTTGTACATTGGTGGACCAGGTGTAGCGCGAGGTTACCTGAATCAACCTCAGCTCAGTGCGGAGCGGTTTATCAGTAACCCTTATGCTGATCAGTGTTTGGCGATAGAGGCACCGCGCTTATATCGCACCGGCGACCTGGTGCGTTACACCGACCAGGGGGAGCTGATCTTCATTGGCCGCAACGACGACCAGGTGAAGCTACGAGGATTTCGTGTGGAACTGGGTGAGTTGAGTGGGATTTTAGCGCAGCAGCCTCAGGTTCAGGATGCCGCTGTAACTGTTTTTAAGGTTGATACAGAGCAGCACCTGGCCGCTTACCTTAAGTTGCATGCGAGCGATTCAGAAGCCGATCCACAAGACACCTTGCAGGCGATCCGCAATCAGCTGGCAGAGCAACTGCCACAGTATATGCAGCCAGGCAGCCTGAACATTGTCGATGAACTGCCGCTGACAGTGAACGGCAAGCTAGATGTGGCTGCTTTGCCTGAGCCCAAACTCAATATGCAACAAAGCGAATACTGTGCGCCAACGACTGAGCTGGAGCATCAACTGGTTGCAATCTGGGCGCAGTTACTGTCTCGCGAAACGCAGGACATCGGGGTCACAACCAGTTTCTTTAATCTCGGCGGGCATTCACTGCTGATCTTAAAAGCCGTCTCTCAGATCCAGACACAATTTGACGTGTCTCTGACGGTACAAACCATTTTTGAAAACGACACGGTAGCCACACTGGCTGCCCAAATCGAGCGCCAACGCAATCAACAAGCATTAAAACAACAAATTAACGATGCCAGCGCAGACCAAATTGAAAGGGTAGAATTCTAA